A portion of the Rhinolophus sinicus isolate RSC01 linkage group LG03, ASM3656204v1, whole genome shotgun sequence genome contains these proteins:
- the MLH3 gene encoding DNA mismatch repair protein Mlh3 isoform X1, translating into MAIISSQRRKPVPGILTSFLPAMIKCLSVEVQAKLRSGLAVCSLGQCVEELTLNSIDAEAKCVAVRVNMETFQVQVIDNGFGMGSDDVDKVGNRYFTSKCNSVQDLENPRFYGFRGEALASIADMASAVEISSKKNRTMKTFVKLFRNGKALKSCEADLTRPSAGTTVTVYNLFYQLPVRRKCMDPRLEFEKVRQRIEALSLMHPSISFSLRNDVSGSMVLQVPKTKDVCSRFCQIYGLGKSQKLREINFKYKEFELSGYISSEAHYNKNMQFLFVNKRLVLKTKLHKLIDFLLRKESIICKPKSVSASRQMNSSPRHRSHPELHGIYVINMQCQFCEYDVCMEPAKTLIEFQNWDTALVCIQEGIKMFLKKEKLFVELSGEDIKEFSEDNDFSLLSATLQKHVSSDEKCDQVSFQEACNNISDSYEMFNLQSKAVKRKATESINTQNSRESEAIRKKTNDSFLYTYESDGPGHGKMTESSLQNKDSSCSESTILEQERAEASESGEKEKHKKSCLELNSSENPCGTSSEMFASPFQTFEESGEDHEIQSVSTAVNGLPVADILKTNRIQNHSELETFKDPTEMACQPLPFETTLLRVHGAQREEEKRRKEPSNCGRINVFSYRQVKLCSTGFITHVVQNEQTKSTEAEHLFKNCVRPGPVSAKETFGNRTRHSLETPNIKDLTSTLSKEFAQLPNEKLCRRNISYGLGNKPIATYKNFATFQEGSEKSHTGCLLPDTSSFSWCRQVSNGSKKTDKLIGSSRPIAHKKLNLRSQLGSLEKFKRQYGKVKNPLNTEVEENNNFETTTNLSPPVEPDMPQRDKNHLDNSSICEITAMKDNDSNSNCQPVSHILYSEKFPFSKEEDYLEPQMPCLRESPITLNELPHFNRKSLDIEKSPESLASKLSRMKGSERETQTMEKMSHLELPQSDSGRKGSDLCSGLSLDSCKLLKNEQKKPESIIIPMSDTVTQDNSFNKDSETYSKNNITEDSEIPETPLVLPQNNPAVISKGPDVLIASEQQIGSPNSPSRMLMSRMDDSTANPNGTCFQSEESRARTCSANEESSTGSLDWQQHFDVALGRMVYINKVTGLSTFAAPPEDVRAACTKDLTTVAVDVILENGSQYRCHPFRSDLVLPFLPRAREERTGMRQNNRDTVDDAVGSESLQSLFSEWDNPVFARYPEVAVDVSSGQAESLAVKIHNILYPYRFTKEMIHSMQVLQQVDNKFIACLMSTKTEENGEAGGNLLVLVDQHAAHERVRLEQLIIDSYEKQRPQGSGRKKLLSSTISPPLEIPVTEEQRRLLWCYHENLEDLGLEIIFPDTSDSLVLVGKVPLCFVEREANELRRGRSTVTKSIVEELIREQVELLQTTGGIQGTLPLSVQKVLASQACHGAIKFNDGLSIEESYRLIEALSRCQLPFQCAHGRPSMLPLADIDHLEQEKQIKPNLAKLRKMAQAWRLFGKAEGCDTRQSLQASMPPCEPP; encoded by the exons ATG GCAATTATTTCTAGTCAGAGAAGGAAACCAGTGCCTGGCATTCTCACCAGCTTTCTACCTGCCATGATCAAGTGCTTGTCAGTTGAAGTACAAGCCAAATTGCGTTCTGGTTTGGCTGTATGCTCCCTAGGCCAGTGTGTGGAGGAGCTTACCCTCAACAGTATTGATGCTGAAGCAAAATGTGTGGCCGTCAGGGTGAATATGGAAACCTTTCAAGTTCAAGTGATAGACAATGGCTTTGGAATGGGAAGTGATGATGTAGACAAGGTAGGAAATCGTTATTTCACTAGTAAATGCAACTCCGTACAGGACTTGGAGAACCCAAGGTTTTATGGTTTTCGAGGGGAGGCCTTGGCCAGTATAGCTGACATGGCCAGTGCTGTGGAAATTTCATCCAAGAAAAACAGGACAATGAAAACTTTTGTGAAACTGTTTCGGAATGGAAAAGCCCTGAAATCTTGTGAAGCTGACTTGACTAGACCAAGTGCTGGGACAACAGTAACAGTATATAACCTATTTTATCAGTTACCTGTAAGGAGGAAATGCATGGATCCTAGACTGGAGTTTGAGAAGGTTAGACAGAGGATAGAAGCTCTCTCACTCATGCacccttccatttctttctctttgagaAATGATGTTTCTGGTTCCATGGTTCTTCAGGTCCCTAAAACCAAAGACGTATGTTCCCGATTTTGCCAAATTTATGGACTAGGTAAGTCCCAAAAGTTAagagaaatcaattttaaatataaggaGTTTGAGCTTAGTGGGTATATTAGCTCTGAAGCACATTACAATAAGAATATGCAGTTTTTGTTTGTGAACAAAAGGCTAGTTTTAAAGACAAAGTTGCATAAACTCATTGACTTTTTATTAAGGAAAGAAAGTATTATATGCAAGCCAAAAAGTGTCTCTGCCAGTAGGCAAATGAATTCAAGTCCTCGGCATCGGTCTCACCCAGAGCTCCATGGGATATATGTGATCAACATGCAGTGCCAGTTCTGTGAATATGACGTGTGCATGGAGCCAGCAAAAACTCTGATTGAGTTTCAGAACTGGGATACGGCTTTGGTGTGCATTcaggaaggaataaaaatgtttttaaagaaagaaaaattatttgtggaattATCAGGTGAGGACATTAAGGAATTTAGTGAAGATAATGATTTTAGTTTACTTAGTGCTACTCTTCAGAAGCATGTGTCCTCTGATGAAAAGTGTGACCAGGTCAGTTTCCAGGAAGCATGTAATAATATTTCAGATTCCTATGAAATGTTTAATTTGCAATCAAAAGCTGtgaaaagaaaagctacagaAAGCATAAATACACAGAATTCTAGAGAGTCAGAAGCtatcagaaaaaagacaaacgATTCATTTTTGTACACTTATGAGTCAGATGGCCCAGGCCATGGTAAAATGACAGAGTCATCTTTACAAAACAAAGATAGCTCTTGCTCAGAATCAACGATCTTAGAACAAGAGAGAGCTGAAGCATCAGAatcaggagaaaaggagaaacataAAAAATCTTGTTTGGAGTTAAACTCTTCCGAAAATCCATGTGGAACCAGCTCAGAAATGTTTGCAAGCCCTTTTCAGACATttgaggagagtggagaagaTCACGAAATACAGAGTGTAAGTACTGCTGTTAATGGCCTGCCTGTCGCCGACATCCTGAAAACTAATAGAATTCAGAATCATTCAGAACTAGAAACATTTAAAGATCCTACTGAAATGGCATGCCAACCTCTGCCTTTTGAGACAACATTACTGAGAGTACATGGtgctcagagagaggaagagaaaagaagaaaagaacctAGTAATTGTGGAAGAATAAACGTTTTTAGTTATAGACAAGTTAAATTATGTTCCACTGGCTTTATAACTCATGTGGTACAAAATGAGCAAACTAAGTCAACTGAAGcagaacatttatttaaaaattgcgTTCGACCTGGTCCTGTGAGTGCCAAAGAAACATTTGGAAATAGAACACGCCATTCACTTGAGACCCCAAACATCAAAGATTTAACCAGCACTTTAAGTAAAGAATTTGCTCAACTGCCCAACGAAAAATTGTGCAGAAGAAATATAAGTTATGGGCTAGGGAACAAACCTATAGCAACTTACAAAAATTTTGCCACTTTTCAGGAAGGTAGTGAAAAATCACACACAGGTTGCTTATTACCTGACACATCCTCTTTCTCTTGGTGTAGACAGGTTTCAAATGGTAGTAAGAAAACAGATAAGTTGATTGGTTCTTCCAGACCCATAGCCCATAAGAAGCTGAACTTAAGATCACAACTGGGATCTTTAGAGAAGTTTAAGAGACAATATGGGAAAGTTAAAAATCCTCTGAATACAGAAGtggaggaaaataataattttgaaaccACTACCAATCTCAGTCCTCCAGTTGAACCTGACATGCCACAGAGAGACAAAAACCACTTAGACAATTCTAGTATTTGTGAAATCACTGCTATGAAAGATAATGATTCAAATAGCAATTGTCAACCAGTAAGTCACATTCTTTATTCAGAAAAGTTTCCATTCTCCAAGGAAGAAGACTATTTGGAACCACAGATGCCTTGCTTAAGAGAAAGTCCTATAACTCTAAATGAGTTACCACATTTTAACAGAAAATCTTTGGATATTGAGAAGTCACCTGAATCACTAGCTTCTAAATTATCCAGAATGAAAGGTTCTGAAAGAGAGACTCAAACAATGGAGAAGATGAGTCATCTTGAACTTCCACAATCAGATTCCGGTAGGAAAGGCAGTGACTTGTGCAGTGGGTTATCCCTAGATTCTTGTAAGTTACTTAAAAACGAGCAGAAAAAACCAGAGAGTATCATCATCCCAATGTCAGACACTGTCACGCAGGATAATTCTTTCAATAAAGATAGTGAAACATATTCAAAGAACAACATAACAGAGGACTCTGAGATACCAGAAACTCCTTTGGTATTACCCCAGAATAATCCTGCAGTTATCAGTAAAGGCCCAGATGTTCTTATAGCTTCAGAACAACAGATAGGAAGTCCTAACTCTCCCAGTAGAATGTTAATGAGTCGCATGGACGATTCGACAGCCAACCCAAATGGAACTTGTTTTCAGAGTGAGGAATCTAGAGCAAGAACTTGTTCTGCAAATGAAGAGTCAAGCACAGGTTCTTTGGATTGGCAGCAGCACTTTGACGTCGCCTTGGGAAGAATGGTTTACATCAACAAAGTAACTGGACTTAGCACATTCGCTGCTCCTCCTGAGGACGTTCGGGCTGCTTGTACTAAGGACCTGACAACTGTGGCTGTGGATGTCATACTTGAGAATG gaTCTCAGTACAGGTGTCATCCTTTTAGAAGCGACcttgttcttcctttccttcctagAGCTCGGGAAGAGAGGACTGGGATGAGACAGAATAACAGAG ATACTGTGGATGACGCGGTTGGTAGCGAATCACTTCAGTCTTTGTTCTCAGAATGGGACAATCCAGTATTTGCCCGCTATCCAGAG GTTGCTGTCGATGTAAGCAGTGGTCAGGCAGAGAGCCTAGCAGTTAAAATTCACAACATCTTATATCCTTATCGCTTCACCAAAGAAATGATTCATTCGATGCAG GTTCTCCAGCAAGTGGATAACAAGTTTATTGCCTGTTTAATGAGCACTAAGACTGAAGAGAATGGTGAGGCAG GTGGAAACTTGCTAGTCTTGGTGGATCAGCATGCTGCCCATGAGCGTGTCCGTTTGGAGCAGCTTATTATTG ATTCTTATGAGAAGCAACGGCCACAAGGCTCCGGTCGGAAAAAGTTATTGTCTTCCACTATAAGTCCTCCACTAGAGATACCAGTGACCGAGGAACAAAGGAGACTCTTATG GTGTTATCACGAAAATCTGGAAGATCTGGGTCTTGAAATTATATTTCCAGACACTAGTGATTCTCTGGTCCTTGTAGGAAAAGTACCACTCTGTTTTGTAGAAAGAGAAGCCAATGAACTTCGAAGAGGAAGGTCTACTGTGACCAAGAGTATCGTAGAG GAACTTATTCGAGAACAAGTGGAG CTACTCCAGACCACAGGAGGCATCCAGGGGACTTTGCCACTGAGTGTGCAGAAGGTGTTGGCATCCCAGGCCTGCCATG GGGCCATTAAGTTTAATGATGGCCTGAGCATAGAGGAGAGCTATCGCCTTATTGAAGCTCTGTCCCGGTGCCAGCTGCCATTCCAGTGTGCTCATGGGAGACCGTCCATGCTGCCATTAGCTGACATAGACCACTTGGAGCAGGAAAAACAG ATTAAACCCAATCTTGCAAAACTTCGTAAAATGGCCCAGGCCTGGCGTCTCTTTGGAAAAGCAGAAGGATGTGATACAAGGCAAAGCCTGCAGGCATCCATGCCTCCTTGTGAGCCACCATGA
- the MLH3 gene encoding DNA mismatch repair protein Mlh3 isoform X2, with translation MIKCLSVEVQAKLRSGLAVCSLGQCVEELTLNSIDAEAKCVAVRVNMETFQVQVIDNGFGMGSDDVDKVGNRYFTSKCNSVQDLENPRFYGFRGEALASIADMASAVEISSKKNRTMKTFVKLFRNGKALKSCEADLTRPSAGTTVTVYNLFYQLPVRRKCMDPRLEFEKVRQRIEALSLMHPSISFSLRNDVSGSMVLQVPKTKDVCSRFCQIYGLGKSQKLREINFKYKEFELSGYISSEAHYNKNMQFLFVNKRLVLKTKLHKLIDFLLRKESIICKPKSVSASRQMNSSPRHRSHPELHGIYVINMQCQFCEYDVCMEPAKTLIEFQNWDTALVCIQEGIKMFLKKEKLFVELSGEDIKEFSEDNDFSLLSATLQKHVSSDEKCDQVSFQEACNNISDSYEMFNLQSKAVKRKATESINTQNSRESEAIRKKTNDSFLYTYESDGPGHGKMTESSLQNKDSSCSESTILEQERAEASESGEKEKHKKSCLELNSSENPCGTSSEMFASPFQTFEESGEDHEIQSVSTAVNGLPVADILKTNRIQNHSELETFKDPTEMACQPLPFETTLLRVHGAQREEEKRRKEPSNCGRINVFSYRQVKLCSTGFITHVVQNEQTKSTEAEHLFKNCVRPGPVSAKETFGNRTRHSLETPNIKDLTSTLSKEFAQLPNEKLCRRNISYGLGNKPIATYKNFATFQEGSEKSHTGCLLPDTSSFSWCRQVSNGSKKTDKLIGSSRPIAHKKLNLRSQLGSLEKFKRQYGKVKNPLNTEVEENNNFETTTNLSPPVEPDMPQRDKNHLDNSSICEITAMKDNDSNSNCQPVSHILYSEKFPFSKEEDYLEPQMPCLRESPITLNELPHFNRKSLDIEKSPESLASKLSRMKGSERETQTMEKMSHLELPQSDSGRKGSDLCSGLSLDSCKLLKNEQKKPESIIIPMSDTVTQDNSFNKDSETYSKNNITEDSEIPETPLVLPQNNPAVISKGPDVLIASEQQIGSPNSPSRMLMSRMDDSTANPNGTCFQSEESRARTCSANEESSTGSLDWQQHFDVALGRMVYINKVTGLSTFAAPPEDVRAACTKDLTTVAVDVILENGSQYRCHPFRSDLVLPFLPRAREERTGMRQNNRDTVDDAVGSESLQSLFSEWDNPVFARYPEVAVDVSSGQAESLAVKIHNILYPYRFTKEMIHSMQVLQQVDNKFIACLMSTKTEENGEAGGNLLVLVDQHAAHERVRLEQLIIDSYEKQRPQGSGRKKLLSSTISPPLEIPVTEEQRRLLWCYHENLEDLGLEIIFPDTSDSLVLVGKVPLCFVEREANELRRGRSTVTKSIVEELIREQVELLQTTGGIQGTLPLSVQKVLASQACHGAIKFNDGLSIEESYRLIEALSRCQLPFQCAHGRPSMLPLADIDHLEQEKQIKPNLAKLRKMAQAWRLFGKAEGCDTRQSLQASMPPCEPP, from the exons ATGATCAAGTGCTTGTCAGTTGAAGTACAAGCCAAATTGCGTTCTGGTTTGGCTGTATGCTCCCTAGGCCAGTGTGTGGAGGAGCTTACCCTCAACAGTATTGATGCTGAAGCAAAATGTGTGGCCGTCAGGGTGAATATGGAAACCTTTCAAGTTCAAGTGATAGACAATGGCTTTGGAATGGGAAGTGATGATGTAGACAAGGTAGGAAATCGTTATTTCACTAGTAAATGCAACTCCGTACAGGACTTGGAGAACCCAAGGTTTTATGGTTTTCGAGGGGAGGCCTTGGCCAGTATAGCTGACATGGCCAGTGCTGTGGAAATTTCATCCAAGAAAAACAGGACAATGAAAACTTTTGTGAAACTGTTTCGGAATGGAAAAGCCCTGAAATCTTGTGAAGCTGACTTGACTAGACCAAGTGCTGGGACAACAGTAACAGTATATAACCTATTTTATCAGTTACCTGTAAGGAGGAAATGCATGGATCCTAGACTGGAGTTTGAGAAGGTTAGACAGAGGATAGAAGCTCTCTCACTCATGCacccttccatttctttctctttgagaAATGATGTTTCTGGTTCCATGGTTCTTCAGGTCCCTAAAACCAAAGACGTATGTTCCCGATTTTGCCAAATTTATGGACTAGGTAAGTCCCAAAAGTTAagagaaatcaattttaaatataaggaGTTTGAGCTTAGTGGGTATATTAGCTCTGAAGCACATTACAATAAGAATATGCAGTTTTTGTTTGTGAACAAAAGGCTAGTTTTAAAGACAAAGTTGCATAAACTCATTGACTTTTTATTAAGGAAAGAAAGTATTATATGCAAGCCAAAAAGTGTCTCTGCCAGTAGGCAAATGAATTCAAGTCCTCGGCATCGGTCTCACCCAGAGCTCCATGGGATATATGTGATCAACATGCAGTGCCAGTTCTGTGAATATGACGTGTGCATGGAGCCAGCAAAAACTCTGATTGAGTTTCAGAACTGGGATACGGCTTTGGTGTGCATTcaggaaggaataaaaatgtttttaaagaaagaaaaattatttgtggaattATCAGGTGAGGACATTAAGGAATTTAGTGAAGATAATGATTTTAGTTTACTTAGTGCTACTCTTCAGAAGCATGTGTCCTCTGATGAAAAGTGTGACCAGGTCAGTTTCCAGGAAGCATGTAATAATATTTCAGATTCCTATGAAATGTTTAATTTGCAATCAAAAGCTGtgaaaagaaaagctacagaAAGCATAAATACACAGAATTCTAGAGAGTCAGAAGCtatcagaaaaaagacaaacgATTCATTTTTGTACACTTATGAGTCAGATGGCCCAGGCCATGGTAAAATGACAGAGTCATCTTTACAAAACAAAGATAGCTCTTGCTCAGAATCAACGATCTTAGAACAAGAGAGAGCTGAAGCATCAGAatcaggagaaaaggagaaacataAAAAATCTTGTTTGGAGTTAAACTCTTCCGAAAATCCATGTGGAACCAGCTCAGAAATGTTTGCAAGCCCTTTTCAGACATttgaggagagtggagaagaTCACGAAATACAGAGTGTAAGTACTGCTGTTAATGGCCTGCCTGTCGCCGACATCCTGAAAACTAATAGAATTCAGAATCATTCAGAACTAGAAACATTTAAAGATCCTACTGAAATGGCATGCCAACCTCTGCCTTTTGAGACAACATTACTGAGAGTACATGGtgctcagagagaggaagagaaaagaagaaaagaacctAGTAATTGTGGAAGAATAAACGTTTTTAGTTATAGACAAGTTAAATTATGTTCCACTGGCTTTATAACTCATGTGGTACAAAATGAGCAAACTAAGTCAACTGAAGcagaacatttatttaaaaattgcgTTCGACCTGGTCCTGTGAGTGCCAAAGAAACATTTGGAAATAGAACACGCCATTCACTTGAGACCCCAAACATCAAAGATTTAACCAGCACTTTAAGTAAAGAATTTGCTCAACTGCCCAACGAAAAATTGTGCAGAAGAAATATAAGTTATGGGCTAGGGAACAAACCTATAGCAACTTACAAAAATTTTGCCACTTTTCAGGAAGGTAGTGAAAAATCACACACAGGTTGCTTATTACCTGACACATCCTCTTTCTCTTGGTGTAGACAGGTTTCAAATGGTAGTAAGAAAACAGATAAGTTGATTGGTTCTTCCAGACCCATAGCCCATAAGAAGCTGAACTTAAGATCACAACTGGGATCTTTAGAGAAGTTTAAGAGACAATATGGGAAAGTTAAAAATCCTCTGAATACAGAAGtggaggaaaataataattttgaaaccACTACCAATCTCAGTCCTCCAGTTGAACCTGACATGCCACAGAGAGACAAAAACCACTTAGACAATTCTAGTATTTGTGAAATCACTGCTATGAAAGATAATGATTCAAATAGCAATTGTCAACCAGTAAGTCACATTCTTTATTCAGAAAAGTTTCCATTCTCCAAGGAAGAAGACTATTTGGAACCACAGATGCCTTGCTTAAGAGAAAGTCCTATAACTCTAAATGAGTTACCACATTTTAACAGAAAATCTTTGGATATTGAGAAGTCACCTGAATCACTAGCTTCTAAATTATCCAGAATGAAAGGTTCTGAAAGAGAGACTCAAACAATGGAGAAGATGAGTCATCTTGAACTTCCACAATCAGATTCCGGTAGGAAAGGCAGTGACTTGTGCAGTGGGTTATCCCTAGATTCTTGTAAGTTACTTAAAAACGAGCAGAAAAAACCAGAGAGTATCATCATCCCAATGTCAGACACTGTCACGCAGGATAATTCTTTCAATAAAGATAGTGAAACATATTCAAAGAACAACATAACAGAGGACTCTGAGATACCAGAAACTCCTTTGGTATTACCCCAGAATAATCCTGCAGTTATCAGTAAAGGCCCAGATGTTCTTATAGCTTCAGAACAACAGATAGGAAGTCCTAACTCTCCCAGTAGAATGTTAATGAGTCGCATGGACGATTCGACAGCCAACCCAAATGGAACTTGTTTTCAGAGTGAGGAATCTAGAGCAAGAACTTGTTCTGCAAATGAAGAGTCAAGCACAGGTTCTTTGGATTGGCAGCAGCACTTTGACGTCGCCTTGGGAAGAATGGTTTACATCAACAAAGTAACTGGACTTAGCACATTCGCTGCTCCTCCTGAGGACGTTCGGGCTGCTTGTACTAAGGACCTGACAACTGTGGCTGTGGATGTCATACTTGAGAATG gaTCTCAGTACAGGTGTCATCCTTTTAGAAGCGACcttgttcttcctttccttcctagAGCTCGGGAAGAGAGGACTGGGATGAGACAGAATAACAGAG ATACTGTGGATGACGCGGTTGGTAGCGAATCACTTCAGTCTTTGTTCTCAGAATGGGACAATCCAGTATTTGCCCGCTATCCAGAG GTTGCTGTCGATGTAAGCAGTGGTCAGGCAGAGAGCCTAGCAGTTAAAATTCACAACATCTTATATCCTTATCGCTTCACCAAAGAAATGATTCATTCGATGCAG GTTCTCCAGCAAGTGGATAACAAGTTTATTGCCTGTTTAATGAGCACTAAGACTGAAGAGAATGGTGAGGCAG GTGGAAACTTGCTAGTCTTGGTGGATCAGCATGCTGCCCATGAGCGTGTCCGTTTGGAGCAGCTTATTATTG ATTCTTATGAGAAGCAACGGCCACAAGGCTCCGGTCGGAAAAAGTTATTGTCTTCCACTATAAGTCCTCCACTAGAGATACCAGTGACCGAGGAACAAAGGAGACTCTTATG GTGTTATCACGAAAATCTGGAAGATCTGGGTCTTGAAATTATATTTCCAGACACTAGTGATTCTCTGGTCCTTGTAGGAAAAGTACCACTCTGTTTTGTAGAAAGAGAAGCCAATGAACTTCGAAGAGGAAGGTCTACTGTGACCAAGAGTATCGTAGAG GAACTTATTCGAGAACAAGTGGAG CTACTCCAGACCACAGGAGGCATCCAGGGGACTTTGCCACTGAGTGTGCAGAAGGTGTTGGCATCCCAGGCCTGCCATG GGGCCATTAAGTTTAATGATGGCCTGAGCATAGAGGAGAGCTATCGCCTTATTGAAGCTCTGTCCCGGTGCCAGCTGCCATTCCAGTGTGCTCATGGGAGACCGTCCATGCTGCCATTAGCTGACATAGACCACTTGGAGCAGGAAAAACAG ATTAAACCCAATCTTGCAAAACTTCGTAAAATGGCCCAGGCCTGGCGTCTCTTTGGAAAAGCAGAAGGATGTGATACAAGGCAAAGCCTGCAGGCATCCATGCCTCCTTGTGAGCCACCATGA